A section of the Streptomyces sp. CG1 genome encodes:
- a CDS encoding class I SAM-dependent methyltransferase has translation MATIQETTRPPRRLDDVPGWFPVLDQLLFDWFLNRQETTGMRGDLLEVGVYMGKSAIFIGRHQQPAERYTVCDLFEGDAPDDANRAESTKSYSALTRRVFEENYRAFHDELPRVLQGPSSVVPTEVAPRSCRFVHIDASHLYEHVQGDIGAAHDLLLPDGIVVLDDFRSEHTPGVSIATWEAVLNRGLRPICLSTQKLYGTWGDAEPVQEELLAMVRERSDCDLSVQEAAGHRIVRLKSKGMRAPDFPPAKHAEAAEEPEPQEPADPAPAPAPSPARPAPRRRTSRARKVAVDLLPPVVTRAIRNARAARK, from the coding sequence ATGGCCACCATCCAGGAAACGACGCGACCGCCCCGCCGTCTCGATGACGTGCCCGGCTGGTTCCCGGTCCTCGACCAGCTGCTCTTCGACTGGTTCCTGAACCGGCAGGAAACCACCGGGATGCGGGGTGATCTGCTGGAAGTCGGCGTCTACATGGGCAAGAGCGCAATCTTCATAGGGCGGCACCAGCAGCCCGCCGAGCGGTACACCGTGTGCGACCTCTTCGAGGGCGACGCCCCGGACGACGCCAACCGGGCCGAGTCGACGAAGTCGTACAGCGCGCTGACCCGGCGCGTCTTCGAGGAGAACTACCGCGCGTTCCACGACGAGCTGCCCCGAGTGCTCCAGGGTCCCAGCTCCGTGGTGCCCACCGAGGTCGCGCCCCGCTCCTGCCGGTTCGTGCACATCGACGCCTCTCACCTGTACGAGCATGTGCAAGGCGACATCGGGGCCGCGCACGATCTGCTGCTCCCGGACGGCATCGTCGTCCTGGACGACTTCCGCTCCGAGCACACCCCCGGTGTCTCGATAGCGACGTGGGAAGCCGTGCTCAACCGCGGCCTGCGCCCCATCTGCCTGAGCACCCAGAAGCTGTACGGCACCTGGGGCGACGCGGAGCCGGTCCAGGAGGAGCTGCTGGCGATGGTGCGGGAGCGGTCCGACTGCGATCTGAGCGTCCAGGAGGCCGCCGGCCACCGGATCGTCCGGCTGAAGTCGAAGGGCATGCGGGCACCGGATTTCCCGCCCGCCAAGCACGCGGAGGCCGCCGAGGAGCCGGAACCGCAGGAGCCGGCGGACCCGGCGCCCGCCCCCGCGCCGTCCCCGGCCCGGCCCGCACCACGCAGGCGCACGAGCCGGGCCCGCAAGGTCGCCGTCGATCTGCTGCCGCCGGTGGTGACGAGGGCGATCCGCAACGCCCGCGCCGCCCGGAAGTGA
- a CDS encoding family 1 glycosylhydrolase has protein sequence MTTSAAGHVRFPTGFRWGSSSSATQTQGATPADNWWGWEQAGKAPASGDGNGFDDRYAADFALLADWGFGDYRLSLDWARLEPQPGRHDARAIEHYRQILQAGRQSGLSLWVCLLHTALPKWFAADGGFLAPSALATWARHVDFIGETFGDLAGGWMPVNNPFSYALKGYLAGTFPPGHTSREEFRTVLQAIHQADFEAALRLRQGGRPTATNESLAVLHPADDSAAAAAATADLDAAVWDSWLSLARMTRYESAFDLYGFSYYYNPAITAEGKIIPYPAGEPVGPQGYVVWPEGLGQVLTRLRTELPGKRYLVAEIGYGGDDDTQRIAYLTAALRQVADALTDGMDIAGVHLWTAVDNYEWLNGFSVPFGLFDHNREPRPSATAIQALMRA, from the coding sequence TTGACGACGTCTGCCGCCGGCCATGTGCGCTTCCCCACCGGGTTCCGCTGGGGCTCCTCCAGCTCGGCCACCCAGACTCAGGGTGCGACTCCGGCAGACAACTGGTGGGGCTGGGAGCAAGCCGGCAAGGCGCCCGCCAGCGGCGACGGAAACGGCTTCGACGACCGGTACGCGGCCGACTTCGCCCTGCTGGCCGACTGGGGATTCGGCGACTACCGGCTGTCGCTGGACTGGGCTCGGCTCGAACCGCAACCAGGTCGGCACGACGCCCGGGCCATCGAGCACTACCGGCAGATCCTGCAGGCCGGCCGCCAGTCGGGGCTGAGCCTATGGGTCTGTCTCTTGCATACCGCCTTGCCGAAGTGGTTCGCCGCCGACGGCGGATTCCTCGCTCCCTCGGCCCTCGCCACGTGGGCCCGCCACGTCGACTTCATCGGCGAGACCTTCGGCGACCTGGCCGGCGGCTGGATGCCGGTCAACAACCCCTTCAGCTACGCGCTGAAGGGCTACCTGGCCGGCACGTTCCCGCCGGGACACACTTCGCGCGAGGAGTTCCGCACGGTCCTTCAGGCCATCCACCAGGCCGACTTCGAGGCAGCCCTGCGCCTGCGCCAGGGCGGTCGGCCCACCGCCACGAATGAGTCGCTGGCCGTGCTGCACCCGGCCGACGACAGCGCGGCCGCTGCGGCGGCGACGGCTGATCTGGATGCGGCCGTGTGGGACTCGTGGCTCTCCCTCGCACGCATGACGCGGTACGAAAGCGCATTCGATCTCTACGGCTTCAGCTACTATTACAACCCGGCCATCACCGCCGAAGGGAAGATCATCCCCTATCCGGCCGGTGAACCGGTCGGCCCGCAAGGCTACGTCGTCTGGCCGGAGGGGTTGGGCCAGGTCCTCACCCGCCTGCGCACAGAACTGCCGGGCAAGCGCTACCTGGTGGCCGAGATCGGCTACGGCGGCGACGACGACACCCAGCGCATCGCCTACCTGACCGCCGCGCTTCGCCAGGTCGCCGATGCGCTCACCGACGGTATGGACATCGCTGGTGTCCACTTGTGGACAGCGGTGGACAACTACGAGTGGCTGAACGGATTCTCGGTCCCCTTCGGACTGTTCGACCACAACCGCGAGCCTCGTCCCAGCGCCACCGCCATCCAGGCCCTGATGCGGGCCTAG
- a CDS encoding Uma2 family endonuclease, whose protein sequence is MAVIEREMTIAEAADRVSSWLPGHRVEILRGSLIVSPPPDEPHQGTVFEVGCEIRQAGAKKVGLKVRPGIALWLPTGPADYAIPDLSVVDADIADALVRNNCYAPHVFHMVLEVTSFNWSDDTALKVELYAEAGIPVYLVADRRHEEVLLYQNPKDGKYPVPTRYKRGESVPVPESVGVTLDLSVDTLLDGDD, encoded by the coding sequence GTGGCTGTGATAGAGCGCGAGATGACGATCGCCGAAGCCGCCGACCGTGTCTCCAGCTGGCTGCCCGGACACCGTGTTGAGATCCTTCGAGGGAGCCTTATCGTGTCGCCGCCGCCGGATGAACCGCACCAGGGGACCGTGTTCGAGGTCGGTTGTGAAATCCGGCAGGCCGGGGCGAAGAAAGTCGGCCTCAAGGTTCGTCCCGGTATCGCTCTGTGGCTGCCGACCGGCCCGGCGGATTACGCGATCCCGGACCTGTCTGTGGTCGACGCCGACATTGCAGACGCGCTCGTCCGGAACAACTGCTATGCGCCGCATGTTTTCCACATGGTGCTGGAAGTGACCTCTTTCAATTGGTCCGATGACACGGCCCTCAAGGTCGAGCTCTACGCCGAGGCCGGGATCCCCGTGTACTTGGTGGCCGATCGCCGACACGAGGAAGTCCTGCTCTACCAGAACCCCAAGGACGGCAAGTACCCCGTCCCCACGCGCTACAAGCGAGGTGAGTCCGTCCCCGTCCCCGAATCCGTCGGTGTCACCCTGGACCTCTCGGTAGACACCCTCCTCGACGGCGACGACTGA
- a CDS encoding L,D-transpeptidase family protein has translation MRNSGRPAAVLASAAALAALCGCTVQPPDADAKARAPLHIQTRTSVPGTQESLPTDPTRTAQPSLSAPAPAAAPRVLWSRGDSGPAVRELQARLRQLDWLSEGPSGSYGALTERGVRGFQGKRGLPQTGRTDTVTWQRLVAMTHTPGTWELYLMGGQPAGAPDPRCLTGRVLCIDKTTRTLRWMVDGRTVTTTAVRFGTQYTPTREGVFHVYWKARNWVSTLYHSPMPYAMFFSRGQAVHYSYDFAARGYAGGSHGCVNVRDQAAIQQLFAQVRVGDKVVVYW, from the coding sequence ATGAGGAACTCGGGAAGACCTGCCGCCGTACTCGCCTCGGCCGCCGCCCTCGCCGCCCTCTGCGGCTGCACCGTGCAGCCGCCGGACGCCGACGCCAAAGCCAGGGCGCCCCTGCACATCCAGACCCGGACCAGCGTGCCCGGGACCCAGGAGAGCCTGCCCACGGATCCCACCCGAACGGCCCAACCGTCACTGTCCGCTCCCGCGCCCGCGGCCGCTCCCCGCGTCCTGTGGTCGCGCGGCGACAGCGGGCCCGCCGTACGGGAGCTGCAGGCGCGGCTGCGCCAGCTGGACTGGCTGTCCGAGGGGCCGAGCGGGTCGTACGGCGCGCTGACCGAGCGGGGCGTCCGGGGCTTCCAGGGCAAGCGCGGGCTGCCGCAGACCGGCCGGACGGACACCGTCACCTGGCAGCGGCTGGTGGCCATGACCCACACGCCCGGCACCTGGGAGCTGTATCTGATGGGCGGTCAGCCGGCCGGCGCGCCCGACCCGCGCTGCCTGACCGGCCGCGTGCTGTGCATCGACAAGACGACACGGACCCTGCGCTGGATGGTCGACGGCCGGACCGTGACGACGACGGCGGTGCGATTCGGCACGCAGTACACACCGACCCGGGAAGGTGTGTTCCACGTCTACTGGAAGGCGCGGAACTGGGTGTCGACGCTCTACCACTCGCCGATGCCGTACGCGATGTTCTTCAGCCGCGGCCAGGCCGTGCACTACTCGTACGACTTCGCGGCGCGCGGATACGCGGGAGGCTCGCACGGGTGCGTCAACGTCCGGGACCAGGCCGCGATCCAGCAGCTGTTCGCGCAGGTGCGGGTGGGCGACAAGGTCGTCGTCTACTGGTGA
- a CDS encoding FAD-dependent monooxygenase, translated as MDVLIVGAGPTGLTLGIDLARRGVDALVVERAEALFPGSRGKGIQPRTQEVFDDLGVVEAIRAAGGPYPHRMTWKDGEPVGEQPVFEPVEADGGAPYTEPLMIAQWRTQEILYARLTELGGEVAFGREVTGLEQDAEGVTVRFADGTTTRAAYVVAADGGRSVVRRALGVGMAGETVDPASFLVADVRVNGLDRDHWHAFPKDDGSAVTLCPLAGTDAFQMQARLAEGTEPDVSLDGIRALVAAYTHLAAEDVTDLRWASGFRPRAALADRFRAGRVFLAGDAAHIHSPAGGQGLNTSVQDAYNLGWKLGAVLRAGAPDSVLDTYEEERRVNAAAMLDLSTGVHRGEVRRGKATVQLGLGYRESPLSVETRDNPSGVQAGDRAPDGSVDGIRLFDAFRGPHWTLLGAETSLPGVRALPAAPEPYGPGVFLIRPDGYVGWAGESTEGLREYLGRFVG; from the coding sequence ATGGATGTCCTGATCGTGGGCGCGGGTCCCACCGGCCTGACCCTCGGCATCGACCTCGCCCGGCGCGGCGTGGACGCCCTGGTCGTGGAGCGGGCGGAGGCGCTGTTCCCCGGCTCGCGCGGCAAAGGGATCCAGCCGCGCACCCAGGAGGTGTTCGACGACCTCGGCGTGGTGGAGGCGATCCGGGCGGCCGGCGGCCCCTACCCCCACCGGATGACCTGGAAGGACGGCGAACCGGTCGGCGAGCAGCCGGTGTTCGAGCCGGTGGAGGCGGACGGGGGCGCTCCGTACACCGAGCCGCTGATGATCGCGCAGTGGCGCACGCAGGAGATCCTCTACGCCCGGCTGACGGAGCTGGGAGGCGAGGTGGCCTTCGGGCGCGAGGTGACGGGGCTGGAACAGGACGCGGAGGGCGTGACCGTACGCTTCGCCGACGGTACGACCACCCGTGCGGCGTACGTCGTCGCGGCCGACGGCGGCCGGTCGGTCGTCCGCCGTGCGCTGGGCGTCGGCATGGCCGGGGAGACGGTCGACCCGGCGTCGTTCCTGGTGGCGGACGTGCGAGTGAACGGGCTCGACCGGGACCACTGGCACGCGTTCCCCAAGGACGACGGCAGCGCCGTGACCCTGTGCCCGCTGGCCGGCACCGACGCCTTCCAGATGCAGGCGCGCCTCGCGGAGGGCACGGAACCCGACGTGTCCCTGGACGGCATCCGCGCACTGGTGGCCGCGTACACACACCTGGCCGCCGAGGACGTCACGGACCTGCGCTGGGCCTCCGGCTTCCGCCCGCGCGCCGCCCTGGCGGACCGCTTCCGGGCCGGCCGGGTCTTCCTCGCCGGCGACGCGGCGCACATCCACTCACCGGCCGGCGGCCAGGGCCTGAACACCAGCGTCCAGGACGCCTACAACCTGGGCTGGAAGCTGGGCGCGGTACTGCGCGCCGGAGCACCGGATTCAGTCCTCGACACCTACGAGGAGGAGCGCCGGGTGAACGCGGCGGCCATGCTCGACCTGTCGACAGGCGTGCACCGCGGCGAGGTACGACGCGGAAAGGCGACGGTGCAACTGGGGCTGGGCTACCGGGAGTCGCCCCTGAGCGTGGAGACGCGGGACAACCCGTCGGGCGTCCAGGCAGGCGACCGCGCTCCGGACGGCTCGGTGGACGGCATCCGCCTCTTCGACGCGTTCCGGGGCCCGCACTGGACCCTCCTGGGCGCGGAAACCTCCCTCCCCGGCGTCCGAGCCCTCCCGGCGGCCCCGGAGCCCTACGGCCCGGGCGTCTTCCTGATCCGCCCGGACGGGTACGTGGGCTGGGCGGGCGAGTCGACGGAGGGGCTCAGGGAGTATCTCGGGCGCTTCGTGGGGTGA
- a CDS encoding RNA polymerase sigma factor produces the protein MLGDDAELTAAVRAAQDGDETAFRTVYRAVQPRLLGYVRTLVGDPDAEDVASEAWLQIARDLDRFSGDADRFRGWAARIARNRALDHIRMRGRRPAIGGDETELTGRAAESDTAGEAIEALATDSALSLIARLPQDQAEAVVLRVVVGLDAKSAAETLGKRAGAVRTAAHRGLKRLAELIGEDPESVGALDALPPQREPRGRAVSSATVTDMRARTQKDM, from the coding sequence GTGCTGGGGGACGACGCGGAGCTGACCGCCGCGGTGCGTGCGGCACAGGACGGAGACGAGACCGCGTTCCGTACGGTGTACCGCGCCGTGCAGCCGCGGCTGCTCGGATACGTACGCACGCTGGTCGGTGATCCGGACGCCGAGGACGTCGCGTCCGAGGCCTGGCTGCAGATCGCCCGCGACCTCGACCGGTTCAGCGGAGACGCCGACCGCTTCCGTGGCTGGGCCGCCCGGATCGCCCGTAACCGAGCCCTGGACCACATACGGATGCGCGGCCGCCGCCCCGCCATAGGCGGCGACGAGACGGAACTGACCGGCCGGGCCGCCGAGTCCGACACGGCCGGCGAGGCCATCGAGGCCCTGGCCACCGACAGCGCCCTCTCCCTCATCGCGCGGCTCCCGCAGGACCAGGCCGAGGCGGTCGTCCTGCGGGTCGTGGTCGGCCTCGACGCCAAGAGCGCCGCCGAGACGCTCGGCAAACGCGCCGGTGCCGTACGCACCGCGGCGCACCGCGGACTGAAACGGCTCGCGGAGCTGATCGGCGAGGATCCGGAATCGGTGGGTGCGCTGGATGCGCTCCCACCCCAGAGAGAACCGCGTGGCCGCGCGGTGTCGTCCGCAACTGTGACGGATATGCGTGCGCGGACGCAGAAGGACATGTGA
- a CDS encoding TetR/AcrR family transcriptional regulator C-terminal domain-containing protein translates to MSPEKRAPLDRRRVAGTALRLLNDVGLEGLTLRAIAKELDVKAPALYWHFKDKQALLDEMATEMYRRMVAGAALDPADTWQERLLKSNRGLRAALLGYRDGAKVFSGSRFTGTEHAPALEANLRLLTEAGFTLAQAVRAGRTTSAYTVGFVIEEQGVQPLPGERREGYDVAERARRLAEYPLAAEAGQLLFDGYDAQFEEGLAIVVAGVGARYGIG, encoded by the coding sequence GTGAGCCCCGAGAAACGCGCCCCGCTGGATCGCCGCCGCGTCGCCGGCACGGCTTTGCGGCTGCTGAACGATGTCGGTCTGGAGGGTCTGACCCTGCGCGCCATCGCCAAGGAGCTGGACGTCAAGGCGCCCGCGCTGTACTGGCACTTCAAGGACAAACAGGCGCTGCTGGACGAGATGGCGACGGAGATGTACCGGCGGATGGTCGCCGGTGCCGCGCTCGATCCCGCCGACACCTGGCAGGAACGGCTGCTGAAGTCGAACCGCGGACTGCGGGCCGCGCTGCTCGGCTACCGCGACGGGGCGAAGGTCTTCAGCGGTTCACGTTTCACGGGCACGGAGCACGCCCCCGCGCTGGAGGCGAACCTGCGGCTGCTGACGGAGGCCGGGTTCACCCTCGCCCAGGCCGTCCGCGCGGGCCGTACGACGAGCGCGTACACCGTCGGCTTCGTGATCGAGGAACAGGGCGTGCAGCCCCTCCCGGGCGAGCGCCGGGAGGGGTACGACGTGGCGGAACGCGCCCGGCGACTGGCCGAGTACCCGCTGGCCGCCGAGGCCGGGCAGCTGCTCTTCGACGGCTATGACGCGCAGTTCGAGGAAGGGCTGGCGATCGTCGTCGCGGGTGTCGGGGCGCGGTACGGGATCGGCTGA
- a CDS encoding methylmalonyl-CoA mutase: MARESESGLPIEPVYGPQALEGWNPAGKLGEPGAYPFTRGVYPTMYTGRPWTMRQYAGFGTAAESNARYRQLIAHGTTGLSVAFDLPTQMGHDSDAPLAHGEVGKVGVAIDSIEDMRVLFDGIPLGQVSTSMTINAPAALLLLLYQLVAEEQGARPDQLTGTIQNDVLKEYIARGTYIFPPKPSLRLTADIFKYCTAEIPKWNTISISGYHMAEAGASPVQEIAFTLADGIEYVRTAVAAGMDVDDFAPRLSFFFVARTTLLEEVAKFRAARRIWARVMREDFGARNPKSLMLRFHTQTAGVQLTAQQPEVNLVRVAVQALAAVLGGTQSLHTNSFDEAIALPTDKSARLALRTQQVLAHETDLTATVDPFAGSYAVERMTDDVEEAAVDLMRRVEDLGGAVAAIERGFQKSEIERNAYRIAQESDSGERVVVGVNRFQLDEEEPYEPLRVDPVIEARQADRLAKLRAARDQGAVDTALDALKKAAEGEENVLYPMKEALRGRATVGEVCNALRGVWGAYEPSEVF, translated from the coding sequence ATGGCGCGTGAGTCGGAGTCGGGGCTGCCGATCGAGCCGGTCTACGGACCCCAGGCGCTGGAGGGCTGGAACCCGGCCGGGAAACTGGGCGAACCAGGCGCGTACCCCTTCACCCGCGGGGTGTACCCCACCATGTACACCGGCCGCCCGTGGACCATGCGGCAGTACGCCGGCTTCGGTACGGCCGCCGAGTCCAACGCCCGCTACCGGCAGCTGATCGCCCACGGCACGACCGGGCTCTCGGTCGCCTTCGACCTGCCCACCCAGATGGGCCACGACTCGGACGCCCCGCTCGCCCACGGCGAGGTCGGCAAGGTGGGCGTGGCGATCGACTCGATCGAGGACATGCGGGTGCTGTTCGACGGCATCCCGCTCGGCCAGGTCTCGACGTCGATGACGATCAACGCCCCGGCGGCCCTGCTCCTTCTGCTCTACCAGCTGGTGGCGGAGGAACAGGGGGCGCGGCCCGATCAGCTGACCGGCACGATCCAGAACGACGTGCTGAAGGAGTACATCGCACGCGGGACGTACATCTTCCCGCCGAAACCCTCCCTGCGCCTGACGGCGGACATCTTCAAGTACTGCACCGCCGAGATCCCGAAGTGGAACACGATCTCGATCTCCGGGTACCACATGGCCGAGGCGGGGGCATCACCCGTTCAGGAGATCGCTTTCACCCTGGCGGACGGCATCGAGTACGTCCGTACGGCGGTCGCGGCCGGCATGGACGTCGACGACTTCGCCCCCCGCCTCTCCTTCTTCTTCGTGGCCCGTACGACGCTGCTGGAGGAGGTCGCCAAGTTCCGCGCGGCGAGGAGGATCTGGGCCCGGGTGATGCGCGAGGACTTCGGCGCCCGGAACCCGAAGTCCCTGATGCTCCGCTTCCACACCCAGACGGCCGGCGTCCAGCTGACGGCCCAGCAGCCCGAGGTGAACCTGGTCCGGGTCGCCGTCCAGGCCCTGGCCGCGGTGCTCGGCGGCACGCAGTCGCTGCACACCAACTCCTTCGACGAGGCGATCGCCCTGCCGACGGACAAGAGCGCACGACTGGCGCTGCGCACCCAGCAGGTACTGGCGCACGAGACGGACCTGACCGCGACGGTCGACCCCTTCGCGGGCTCCTACGCGGTGGAGCGCATGACGGACGACGTCGAGGAGGCGGCCGTCGACCTGATGCGCAGGGTCGAGGACCTGGGCGGAGCGGTGGCGGCGATCGAGCGGGGCTTCCAGAAGTCCGAGATCGAACGCAACGCGTACCGGATCGCCCAGGAGAGCGACTCCGGCGAGCGGGTGGTCGTAGGCGTCAACCGCTTCCAGCTCGACGAGGAGGAACCGTACGAGCCGTTGCGGGTCGACCCGGTGATCGAGGCCCGGCAGGCGGACCGCTTGGCCAAGCTGCGGGCCGCACGGGACCAGGGCGCGGTGGACACGGCACTGGACGCGCTGAAGAAGGCGGCCGAGGGGGAGGAGAACGTGCTGTATCCGATGAAGGAGGCGCTGCGGGGGCGGGCGACGGTGGGGGAGGTGTGCAACGCGCTTCGGGGGGTTTGGGGGGCTTACGAGCCTTCGGAGGTGTTCTGA